From the Rhizobium brockwellii genome, one window contains:
- a CDS encoding ABC transporter substrate-binding protein, with protein MKTMMKLFLAGVAFAGLSASAHAEDKPTIEIMSSWTSGGEAAALNVIKTEFEKRGGVWKDSSIAGFGAADAAFQNRIVAGDAPGAKQGVIGLAAADFISQGLFNPIDDVAAAGKWADALPKSIHDLITYDGKVYLAPTGAHGESWLFYSKEAFEKAGISQEPKTWDELFADLDKLKAAGMVPVAWGGQPWQQTKVFNMILLSQVGIDGFLKIYVDKDKSPASVEGVKKTLEILGKLRGYVDAGAAGRNWNDATAMLITAKAGVQFMGDWAKGEFTVAGKEPGKDYGCMIVPESKGMVYIADSLWFPKTGKAETDKAQKLLAEVVMDPAVQVEFALKKGSVPMRADVDKSKLDVCAQKGVELMAAGAIVPDQAIVLTPQQVGALDDFVDEYWSGGSDDTASAAGNFFAIFE; from the coding sequence ATGAAGACCATGATGAAGCTTTTTCTTGCCGGCGTGGCATTCGCCGGTCTCTCCGCCTCGGCCCATGCCGAGGACAAGCCAACGATCGAGATCATGTCGTCCTGGACGTCGGGCGGCGAAGCTGCCGCCCTCAACGTCATCAAGACCGAGTTCGAAAAGCGCGGCGGCGTCTGGAAGGATTCCTCGATCGCCGGCTTCGGTGCGGCCGATGCCGCCTTCCAAAATCGGATCGTCGCCGGTGATGCGCCCGGTGCCAAGCAGGGCGTCATCGGTCTCGCTGCCGCCGATTTCATCAGCCAGGGCCTGTTCAATCCGATCGACGACGTGGCGGCCGCCGGCAAATGGGCTGACGCCTTGCCGAAATCGATCCATGATCTCATCACCTATGACGGCAAGGTCTACCTTGCGCCGACCGGCGCCCATGGTGAAAGCTGGCTCTTCTATTCCAAGGAAGCCTTCGAGAAGGCCGGTATTTCGCAAGAGCCCAAGACCTGGGACGAGCTCTTTGCCGATCTCGACAAGCTGAAGGCTGCCGGCATGGTTCCGGTCGCTTGGGGTGGCCAGCCCTGGCAGCAAACCAAGGTCTTCAACATGATCCTGCTCTCGCAGGTCGGGATCGACGGCTTCCTGAAGATCTATGTCGATAAGGACAAGAGCCCGGCATCCGTCGAAGGCGTGAAGAAGACCCTCGAAATCCTCGGCAAGCTGCGTGGTTATGTCGATGCCGGTGCCGCCGGCCGCAACTGGAACGACGCGACCGCCATGCTGATCACCGCCAAGGCCGGCGTGCAGTTCATGGGCGATTGGGCCAAGGGCGAATTTACCGTTGCCGGCAAGGAGCCGGGCAAGGATTATGGCTGCATGATCGTGCCGGAATCGAAGGGCATGGTTTATATCGCCGACTCCCTCTGGTTCCCCAAGACCGGCAAGGCCGAGACCGACAAGGCACAGAAACTTCTCGCCGAAGTCGTCATGGATCCGGCCGTCCAGGTCGAATTCGCCCTCAAGAAGGGTTCGGTTCCGATGCGCGCCGACGTCGACAAGTCGAAGCTGGACGTCTGCGCCCAGAAGGGTGTCGAGCTGATGGCAGCCGGTGCGATCGTGCCGGACCAGGCGATCGTGCTGACGCCCCAGCAGGTTGGCGCGCTCGATGACTTCGTCGACGAATACTGGAGCGGCGGCTCGGACGATACGGCCTCCGCAGCCGGGAATTTCTTCGCCATCTTCGAGTAG
- a CDS encoding carbohydrate ABC transporter permease, whose protein sequence is MSIKRKPNLSATIALLPTWFVAVVVFIGTMAWSIRLSFTNSTLFPSSTYVGLAQYSKLFSSAKWLASLQNVLIFGVLYVAGCLLLGFLLAAALDRKIRFESAFRTIFLYPYAMSFVVTGLIWQWMLNPALGIQASVRSLGWESFVLDWVVNRDMAIYALVLAGVWQGAGLVMVIALAGMRGIEGEQWKAARIDGIPVWRIYVSIILPQLGPALAAAGMLLAMGVIKTYDIVVAMTNGGPGNATEVPAKFIMDNLFGRQNLGLATAGATVLVLGVIIAVAPFRYIMHMRDKAKGAA, encoded by the coding sequence ATGTCCATCAAACGCAAGCCCAATCTTTCCGCGACCATCGCGCTTTTGCCGACATGGTTCGTCGCGGTCGTGGTCTTTATCGGTACCATGGCCTGGTCGATCCGCCTGTCCTTCACCAATTCGACGCTTTTTCCGTCCTCGACCTATGTCGGCTTGGCGCAGTATTCGAAGCTCTTCTCTTCCGCCAAGTGGCTGGCCTCGCTGCAAAACGTGTTGATCTTCGGCGTCCTATACGTCGCAGGCTGTTTGCTGCTGGGCTTCCTGCTGGCTGCGGCGCTGGACCGCAAGATCCGCTTCGAAAGCGCCTTCAGGACCATATTCCTCTATCCCTACGCCATGTCCTTCGTGGTGACCGGGCTGATCTGGCAATGGATGCTCAATCCGGCGCTCGGCATCCAGGCGAGCGTGCGTTCGCTCGGCTGGGAAAGCTTCGTCCTCGACTGGGTGGTCAATCGCGACATGGCGATCTATGCGCTGGTGCTTGCCGGCGTATGGCAGGGCGCGGGGCTCGTCATGGTCATTGCGCTCGCCGGCATGCGCGGCATCGAAGGCGAGCAATGGAAGGCGGCGCGGATCGACGGTATCCCTGTCTGGCGGATCTATGTCTCGATCATCCTGCCCCAGCTCGGGCCGGCGCTGGCCGCGGCCGGCATGCTGCTCGCCATGGGCGTGATCAAGACCTATGACATCGTCGTTGCCATGACCAATGGCGGCCCCGGCAATGCGACGGAGGTGCCGGCGAAATTCATCATGGACAATCTGTTCGGGCGCCAGAACCTCGGCCTTGCCACAGCCGGCGCGACGGTGCTTGTCCTCGGCGTGATCATCGCAGTCGCCCCGTTCCGCTACATCATGCACATGCGTGACAAAGCCAAGGGAGCCGCGTGA
- a CDS encoding carbohydrate ABC transporter permease, with protein sequence MARLHPNGPKPAQITAGRIGLYAFLVVAALFFLLPLYTMVVTSLKSMPEIRLGQIFALPATLDFSAWATAWSGACMGTVCVGIRSGFWNSVAITLPSVALSVFIGAVNGYALSLWRPRGANLLFGLLMAGGLIPYQIFLYPMVRAMANIDLYNSLAGIILVHVIFGLPLVTLLFRNYFLSVPEELCKAARVDGAGFWRIFFEIMLPIAVPMVVVVSMLQFTGIWNDFLLGLVFAGRDNLPMTVQLNNIVNTTMGERTYNVNMAATILTAIVPLAIYFLSGRWFVRGIAAGAVKG encoded by the coding sequence ATGGCACGTCTTCATCCGAACGGCCCGAAGCCGGCACAGATCACCGCCGGGCGCATCGGCCTCTATGCCTTCCTTGTCGTCGCAGCGCTTTTCTTCCTTTTGCCGCTCTACACCATGGTCGTTACCTCGCTGAAATCGATGCCCGAAATCCGGCTCGGCCAGATCTTTGCCCTGCCGGCGACGCTCGATTTTTCTGCCTGGGCCACTGCCTGGTCGGGGGCCTGCATGGGAACCGTCTGCGTCGGCATTCGCAGCGGCTTCTGGAATTCGGTGGCGATCACCCTACCCTCGGTCGCGCTCTCGGTCTTCATCGGCGCCGTCAACGGCTATGCGCTGTCGCTCTGGCGGCCGCGCGGGGCAAACCTGCTCTTCGGCCTGCTGATGGCCGGCGGCCTCATCCCCTACCAGATCTTCCTCTATCCGATGGTCCGGGCGATGGCGAATATTGACCTTTATAATTCGCTGGCTGGCATCATTCTCGTGCATGTCATCTTCGGTCTGCCGCTGGTGACGCTTCTTTTCCGCAACTATTTCCTCAGCGTGCCGGAGGAGCTCTGCAAGGCGGCGCGCGTCGACGGCGCGGGCTTCTGGCGCATCTTTTTCGAGATCATGCTGCCGATTGCCGTGCCGATGGTCGTGGTGGTCTCCATGCTGCAGTTCACCGGCATCTGGAACGACTTCCTGCTCGGTCTCGTCTTTGCCGGCCGCGACAACCTGCCGATGACCGTGCAACTCAACAATATCGTCAACACCACGATGGGCGAGCGGACCTACAACGTGAACATGGCGGCGACGATCCTCACCGCCATCGTTCCGCTCGCCATCTATTTCCTGTCCGGCCGCTGGTTCGTGCGCGGCATCGCGGCCGGCGCAGTCAAGGGGTAA
- a CDS encoding ABC transporter ATP-binding protein, translating into MQSAVSVKDLKIAYGDHTVIEKMSIDIASREFLVLLGPSGCGKSTLLNAIAGLQDITSGEVWISGKNVSWEEPKDRGIGMVFQSYALYPRMSVRKNLSFGLRVAGLPKAEIEARVARTAALLQLDKLLDRRPSELSGGQRQRVAIGRALVREVDVFLFDEPLSNLDAKLRNELRVEIKKLHQRLGNTMIYVTHDQVEALTLADRIAIMRDGVIQQLASPAEIYRRPANLFVAGFIGAPAMNFAEGRIERGNGALVFQSKELTVDLSGYSFRADAAEGPATLGFRPEHLVLDGATSGLPTIPGRVSVVEPMGSDAVVWFDWADQSLSLRLMGDVTLQPGDAVAPGLDIAKASLFGADGSRL; encoded by the coding sequence ATGCAATCTGCCGTCTCCGTCAAGGACCTGAAGATCGCCTACGGCGACCATACGGTGATCGAGAAGATGTCGATCGACATCGCGTCGCGAGAGTTCCTGGTGCTGCTCGGCCCTTCCGGCTGCGGCAAGTCCACGCTTCTGAACGCCATTGCCGGTCTCCAGGACATCACATCAGGCGAGGTCTGGATCTCAGGCAAGAACGTCAGCTGGGAGGAGCCGAAGGACCGCGGCATCGGCATGGTCTTCCAGTCCTACGCGCTCTATCCCCGCATGTCGGTTCGCAAGAACCTCTCCTTCGGACTTCGCGTCGCCGGTCTGCCGAAGGCTGAGATCGAGGCCCGTGTCGCCCGCACCGCGGCGCTCCTCCAGCTCGACAAGCTGCTCGACCGGCGTCCTTCCGAGCTGTCGGGCGGCCAGCGCCAGCGTGTCGCCATCGGCCGGGCGCTGGTGCGTGAAGTGGATGTCTTCCTGTTCGACGAACCACTGTCGAACCTCGATGCCAAGCTGCGCAACGAATTGCGCGTCGAGATCAAGAAGCTGCACCAGCGCCTCGGCAATACCATGATCTACGTCACCCACGATCAGGTCGAGGCCCTGACGCTGGCCGACCGCATCGCCATCATGCGGGACGGCGTGATCCAGCAACTCGCCTCTCCGGCTGAAATCTACCGCCGTCCGGCCAATCTCTTCGTTGCCGGTTTCATCGGCGCTCCGGCGATGAATTTCGCCGAGGGCCGGATCGAGCGCGGCAACGGCGCGCTGGTCTTCCAGAGCAAGGAGCTCACTGTCGATCTCTCCGGTTATTCCTTTCGAGCGGACGCAGCGGAAGGACCGGCAACGCTCGGCTTTCGCCCGGAACACCTTGTGCTCGATGGCGCCACGAGCGGCCTACCCACCATTCCCGGTCGCGTTTCCGTCGTCGAGCCGATGGGCTCGGACGCCGTCGTCTGGTTCGACTGGGCGGACCAGAGCCTTTCGCTCCGGCTCATGGGCGATGTCACCCTGCAGCCCGGCGATGCCGTGGCTCCCGGGCTCGATATCGCCAAGGCATCCCTCTTCGGCGCTGACGGATCGCGGCTGTAA
- a CDS encoding GMC oxidoreductase, giving the protein MSEIVYDALVIGSGAAGSFAVKELTAQGLSVLLLEAGPAVGPKDFDPARKKAPASSINIWERARATLKGQPIQARAAFFTERFSHFFVNDRKNPYTTPKGEPFLWIRGRQGGGRLHSFGRVLLRWTDDDFKIRSRAGKGVDWPVSYDELVPFYDEVEAHLGLYGNKDNVATLPDGIYAKPASLTPAEQIFKQAVEYRWPERHVVSWRYIAPDADRMPRPLREAKATGQLTVRYDAVVRRITTDEKTGHATGAEFIDRNTGEVSTARAATVVLSASPIESVRLLLNSASAKHPDGLGNSSGALGRYFMDQLPCLAFGSFSKAKGWAVDESAPTDPFYNPSGGIFIPRFGEGDAARGDFDYQGSVGRAPVSGDTDARLAFFGFGRMLPYADNRITLDVRRRDAWNIPVPHIRCVMQEEEQALLRRQEETLIAMIKEVGGDLEFIGSPTGLKEMGKGAFPEADTFSRFMFRKWFRKTMCMGAAIHETGGARMGENRQASVLNPYNQVWDAPNLIVTDASAFPGSGIAGTTLTVMALTIRACRNLVDQYRTGQL; this is encoded by the coding sequence ATGTCTGAGATCGTCTATGATGCGCTGGTGATCGGCTCCGGCGCGGCGGGTTCTTTTGCGGTGAAGGAACTGACGGCACAGGGATTGTCGGTGCTGCTGCTCGAGGCCGGCCCCGCGGTCGGACCGAAGGATTTCGATCCCGCCCGCAAGAAGGCGCCGGCAAGCAGCATCAATATATGGGAGCGCGCGCGGGCCACCCTCAAGGGCCAGCCGATCCAGGCGCGCGCAGCCTTTTTCACCGAGCGCTTCAGCCATTTCTTCGTCAACGACCGCAAGAACCCCTATACGACGCCGAAGGGCGAACCCTTCCTCTGGATCCGCGGCCGCCAGGGCGGTGGGCGCCTCCACAGTTTCGGCCGGGTGCTGCTGCGCTGGACCGACGACGATTTCAAGATCCGCTCACGCGCCGGAAAGGGCGTGGACTGGCCGGTCTCCTATGACGAGCTGGTGCCTTTCTACGACGAGGTCGAGGCCCATCTCGGGCTCTACGGCAACAAGGACAACGTGGCCACGCTGCCAGATGGCATCTATGCGAAGCCGGCAAGCCTGACGCCCGCCGAACAGATCTTCAAGCAGGCGGTTGAATACCGTTGGCCGGAAAGGCATGTCGTTTCCTGGCGCTACATCGCGCCGGACGCCGACCGCATGCCGCGACCGCTGCGAGAAGCAAAGGCGACCGGCCAACTGACAGTCCGCTACGACGCCGTCGTTCGCCGCATCACCACGGACGAGAAGACCGGCCACGCCACCGGAGCGGAGTTCATCGATCGCAATACGGGCGAAGTATCGACCGCGCGCGCCGCGACGGTGGTGCTTTCGGCCTCGCCGATAGAGAGCGTGCGACTGCTGCTGAATTCGGCGTCGGCGAAACATCCTGATGGGCTCGGCAACAGCTCGGGTGCCCTCGGCCGCTATTTTATGGATCAGCTTCCGTGCCTCGCGTTTGGGTCCTTTTCGAAGGCGAAGGGTTGGGCGGTCGACGAGTCTGCGCCGACCGACCCGTTCTACAATCCGTCAGGCGGGATCTTCATTCCCCGCTTCGGCGAGGGCGACGCCGCCCGCGGCGATTTCGACTACCAGGGAAGCGTCGGCCGCGCGCCGGTCTCCGGGGACACAGATGCACGTCTCGCCTTCTTCGGTTTCGGCCGGATGCTGCCCTATGCAGACAATCGCATCACGCTCGACGTCAGGCGTAGGGATGCCTGGAACATTCCCGTGCCACATATCCGCTGCGTCATGCAGGAGGAGGAACAGGCGCTGCTCAGAAGGCAGGAGGAAACGCTGATCGCGATGATCAAGGAAGTCGGCGGCGACCTCGAATTCATCGGCTCGCCCACCGGCCTCAAGGAGATGGGCAAGGGCGCCTTTCCCGAAGCCGATACCTTCAGCCGCTTCATGTTCCGCAAATGGTTCCGCAAGACCATGTGCATGGGCGCGGCAATCCATGAGACGGGCGGCGCGCGCATGGGCGAAAATCGGCAAGCTTCTGTGCTCAATCCCTACAACCAGGTCTGGGATGCTCCGAACCTCATCGTCACCGACGCCAGCGCCTTCCCCGGCAGCGGCATCGCCGGCACCACGCTCACCGTCATGGCTCTGACGATCCGCGCCTGCCGGAACCTTGTCGACCAGTACCGGACGGGGCAGTTGTAG
- the ppk2 gene encoding polyphosphate kinase 2: MTQTPQDQLSRIKAEIADSFDEELEMQMEEDRLDDLVAEGMSEPAEQTIERKIYFRELFRLQHELVRLQDWVQHKKLKVVVLFEGRDSAGKGGAIKRVTQRLNPRVCRTVALPAPTERERHQWYFQRYVPHLPTAGEMVLFDRSWYNRAGVERVMGFCTEEELEEFFRSVPEFERMLVRSGIVLIKYWFSITDEEQEFRFKMRIHDPLKQWKLSPMDMESRVHWEEYTKAKEEMLARTHTEDAPWWVVQAVDKKRARLNCIAHLLEQIPYEDVPKLEIQLPDRIRHADYNRSPVPPEMLVPERY; this comes from the coding sequence ATGACTCAAACACCTCAGGACCAGCTCAGCCGTATTAAGGCCGAAATCGCCGACAGCTTCGATGAAGAGCTGGAAATGCAGATGGAGGAAGACCGGCTGGACGATCTGGTTGCCGAAGGAATGTCGGAACCGGCGGAGCAGACGATCGAGCGAAAGATCTACTTCAGGGAGCTTTTCCGGCTGCAGCATGAACTGGTGCGGTTGCAGGATTGGGTCCAGCATAAGAAGCTGAAGGTGGTGGTGCTGTTCGAAGGGCGGGATTCGGCCGGCAAGGGTGGCGCGATCAAGCGCGTGACCCAGCGGCTCAATCCGCGCGTTTGCCGGACGGTCGCGCTGCCCGCGCCCACCGAGCGGGAACGTCATCAATGGTATTTCCAGCGTTATGTCCCGCATCTTCCGACCGCCGGCGAAATGGTGCTCTTTGACCGAAGCTGGTACAATCGCGCCGGCGTCGAGCGCGTCATGGGGTTCTGCACCGAGGAAGAACTCGAGGAGTTCTTCCGCTCGGTGCCTGAATTCGAGCGGATGCTCGTCCGCTCCGGTATCGTGCTGATCAAGTACTGGTTTTCGATCACCGACGAGGAGCAGGAATTCCGCTTCAAGATGCGTATCCACGATCCGCTGAAGCAATGGAAGCTCTCACCGATGGATATGGAAAGCCGTGTCCATTGGGAGGAATACACCAAAGCCAAGGAAGAGATGCTGGCGCGGACGCACACGGAGGACGCACCCTGGTGGGTGGTACAGGCCGTGGACAAGAAACGGGCGCGGTTGAACTGCATTGCCCATCTTCTCGAACAGATCCCTTATGAGGATGTTCCGAAACTGGAGATCCAGTTGCCGGATCGCATCCGTCATGCCGATTACAACAGGTCGCCGGTTCCGCCTGAAATGCTCGTGCCGGAGCGCTATTGA
- a CDS encoding aldo/keto reductase family oxidoreductase: MSTTDQSGTFNLGGRSVKRLGYGAMQLAGPGVFGPPKDHGAALAVLREAVTSGVNHIDTSDLYGPHVTNQIIREALHPYRDDLVIVTKIGARRGADGSWMPAFSREELTAAVHDNLRNLGLDVLDVVNLRIMFDVHGPAEGSIEAPLTVLADLQRQGLVRHVGLSNVTSKQITEGRGITEIICVQNQYNLAHRADDALIDDLARDGIAYVPFFPLGGFSPLQSSTLSDVATRLNATPMQVALAWLLRRAENILLIPGTSSVGHLRENLAAAGLALPDEAVSELNRMADVAA; this comes from the coding sequence ATGTCCACTACCGATCAGTCCGGCACATTCAACCTCGGCGGCCGCAGCGTGAAGCGGCTCGGCTATGGCGCCATGCAGCTTGCCGGGCCTGGCGTGTTTGGCCCGCCCAAAGATCATGGCGCAGCCTTGGCCGTGCTGCGAGAGGCGGTCACGAGCGGCGTAAACCATATCGACACCAGCGACCTCTATGGCCCGCACGTCACCAACCAGATCATCCGCGAAGCGCTGCATCCCTATCGCGACGATCTCGTCATCGTCACCAAGATCGGCGCCCGGCGCGGCGCGGATGGATCGTGGATGCCGGCCTTCTCGCGTGAAGAACTGACCGCGGCAGTGCACGACAATCTCCGCAATCTCGGCCTCGATGTGCTTGATGTCGTCAATCTCAGGATCATGTTCGACGTGCATGGTCCGGCCGAAGGGTCGATCGAAGCGCCGCTGACAGTGCTCGCCGATCTTCAGCGGCAAGGCCTGGTGCGTCACGTCGGGCTGAGCAACGTCACATCCAAGCAGATCACCGAAGGGCGTGGGATCACCGAGATCATCTGCGTGCAGAACCAGTACAATCTCGCGCATCGGGCCGACGATGCCCTGATCGACGATCTCGCGCGCGACGGCATTGCCTATGTACCATTCTTCCCGCTCGGCGGGTTCAGCCCGCTGCAGTCGTCCACCCTGTCCGATGTCGCCACACGCCTCAATGCCACGCCGATGCAGGTGGCACTCGCCTGGCTGCTGCGTCGCGCGGAAAACATCCTGCTGATTCCCGGCACTTCGTCCGTCGGCCATCTCAGGGAGAACCTCGCCGCCGCCGGGCTCGCGCTGCCGGATGAGGCCGTCTCGGAATTGAACCGCATGGCTGATGTCGCCGCCTGA
- a CDS encoding LysR family transcriptional regulator: MKADLGDLNAFVAVARAGGFREGARVSGSSASFLSEAVRRLEGQLGVRLLNRTTRSVVPTEAGKGLLERLGPALSEVESALDVVNGFRDRPAGALRLNVPVSAARLVLPAIVPPFLAVYPDIRLEVVTDESFVDVIAAGCDAGIRYDERLEQDMIAIPIGPRVQRFAIAASPGYLDRRGRPQHPSQLLGHACILGRFDSGAMTAPWEFERDGEIVRVDPTGPLIVRVGGATDLAVDAAISGTGIVCLFEDWLRPHFDSGALEPILEPWWQRFSGPFLYYPGRRLVPAPLRAFIDFVKASANQA, from the coding sequence GTGAAAGCGGATCTGGGTGATCTCAATGCCTTCGTTGCCGTGGCCCGTGCCGGGGGTTTTCGTGAAGGGGCGCGCGTCAGCGGCAGCAGCGCCTCCTTCCTCAGCGAAGCGGTGCGTCGCCTGGAGGGCCAACTCGGCGTCAGGCTGCTCAACCGGACGACCCGCAGTGTTGTCCCGACCGAAGCGGGCAAGGGCTTGCTGGAGCGGCTCGGCCCTGCTTTGAGCGAGGTGGAGTCTGCCCTCGACGTCGTCAACGGATTTCGCGACAGGCCGGCCGGTGCGTTGCGCCTCAATGTGCCGGTCAGCGCGGCGCGGCTGGTGCTGCCTGCCATCGTTCCACCATTCCTCGCCGTCTATCCCGATATTCGGCTGGAGGTGGTGACCGACGAGAGCTTTGTCGACGTGATCGCGGCCGGCTGCGACGCCGGCATCCGCTATGACGAGCGGTTGGAGCAGGATATGATCGCAATACCGATCGGCCCACGCGTCCAGCGCTTTGCCATCGCCGCCTCCCCCGGCTACCTGGATCGCCGTGGCCGGCCGCAACACCCGAGCCAGTTGCTTGGCCATGCCTGCATATTGGGCCGCTTCGATAGTGGTGCGATGACGGCGCCGTGGGAATTCGAGCGTGATGGCGAGATCGTGCGGGTCGATCCGACGGGGCCGCTGATCGTGCGGGTCGGCGGAGCGACTGACCTGGCCGTCGATGCAGCGATATCGGGAACAGGGATCGTCTGCCTCTTCGAGGACTGGCTGCGCCCGCATTTTGACAGCGGCGCGCTCGAGCCCATCCTCGAACCGTGGTGGCAGCGATTCTCCGGGCCATTCCTCTATTATCCCGGACGTCGGCTGGTGCCGGCGCCGCTCCGGGCATTCATCGATTTCGTCAAGGCATCAGCCAATCAGGCTTGA
- a CDS encoding trypsin-like serine peptidase, protein MKIPATIALVATLACPAAAQEARGTKFGIAFKPIDAVLSKTRKRVEITGAPSQDEPRYYRLRIKVTNPGNEDWSIVIRASTGQVLSAFDQKASACETDAGCWTRRLNSKLPAVQLSTQSANVRAEVVDGLYMPSQVASPFYSPMPGNTNELLAGLSFPNTNEKVAMQTLADDLGMLIGSGPGIDGKLANWCCSGTRLTSDLFMTNWHCGGADSTLAASFWQGGICHSAIVDMSWDSDDEGREYACQKVEFSSEDLDVAIIRLTPLADGPALSRPLLLPKLNEEPLTAGESVTVLHHPACVAKSVTRGCSVLNPNVATWTGPEDAASITEFTHNCTTENGSSGGPVFASDGRIIGLHHLGVGPMRMEPGNFAVNVAAILMEIKRTNDPLYKELMAATSDP, encoded by the coding sequence ATGAAAATCCCGGCTACTATTGCCCTCGTCGCCACGCTCGCCTGCCCTGCCGCAGCTCAGGAAGCGCGTGGCACCAAATTCGGCATCGCTTTCAAGCCGATCGACGCAGTGCTGAGCAAGACGCGCAAGCGGGTCGAGATCACCGGAGCGCCTTCGCAAGATGAGCCTCGCTACTATCGGCTGAGGATCAAGGTCACCAATCCCGGGAATGAAGACTGGTCCATCGTCATTCGCGCCTCGACCGGCCAGGTCCTCTCAGCATTCGACCAGAAAGCCTCCGCCTGCGAAACAGACGCCGGCTGCTGGACGCGGCGCCTGAATTCGAAATTGCCGGCCGTGCAACTGTCGACGCAGTCGGCCAATGTGCGGGCAGAGGTGGTCGACGGACTCTACATGCCGTCGCAGGTGGCGAGCCCCTTCTACTCGCCGATGCCGGGCAACACGAACGAGCTGCTGGCCGGCCTAAGCTTTCCCAATACCAACGAGAAGGTCGCCATGCAGACGCTGGCCGATGATCTCGGGATGCTGATCGGCTCGGGGCCGGGAATCGACGGCAAGCTTGCCAACTGGTGCTGCAGCGGCACCAGGCTGACCTCGGACCTCTTCATGACCAACTGGCACTGCGGCGGGGCGGACAGCACGCTCGCGGCATCCTTCTGGCAGGGCGGCATCTGCCATTCCGCCATCGTCGACATGTCCTGGGATAGCGACGACGAGGGCCGGGAATATGCCTGCCAGAAGGTGGAATTCTCGAGCGAGGATCTCGATGTAGCGATTATCCGGCTAACCCCGCTGGCGGATGGACCGGCGCTGTCGAGGCCGCTGTTACTACCAAAGCTGAACGAGGAGCCACTCACCGCCGGCGAGAGCGTCACGGTCTTGCATCACCCGGCCTGCGTAGCGAAGTCGGTGACCCGCGGCTGCTCCGTTCTCAACCCGAACGTGGCGACCTGGACAGGCCCGGAAGATGCGGCATCGATCACGGAGTTCACGCACAACTGCACGACGGAAAATGGCAGCTCGGGTGGGCCTGTCTTTGCCAGTGACGGACGCATCATCGGCCTACATCATCTCGGCGTCGGCCCGATGCGCATGGAACCCGGAAATTTTGCCGTCAATGTCGCTGCGATCCTTATGGAGATAAAGCGGACCAATGATCCGCTCTACAAGGAATTGATGGCGGCGACATCGGACCCATAA